The following are from one region of the Fusarium keratoplasticum isolate Fu6.1 chromosome 4, whole genome shotgun sequence genome:
- a CDS encoding GMC-OxRdtase-N domain-containing protein gives MTTVESLRRNQTAFDYVIVGGGTAGCVVASRLAAVLPNASILLIEGGESDVGKDNLHDLKLQVNSWGGDHDYCWSSVPQPNGNGFIQHSRGKILGGCSNINGCISFRPLEYDIRKWQEAGAHGWTFDEMVRLVDKLRVTVNSIEPKYHNPVDLALVEAAQKAFGIPRTGSFNKDVVHTGKITPSAGHLAIAHNPDNGYRSSASIAYIHPILSGEEKRPNLTILTSAWVHRVNFIDNVASGVSLTLKSGLPITVRSDVETILCAGAFDSPRLLLLSGIGPQDQLESFDIPVVAHVPGVGENLMDHTETVMMWEMKAPVPPESVIYSDVCFFLRREAQNSRGDDGDIMDSMFHVFGIGFDDNTARHGYHAPENAYCLIPNLPRPRSRGRIFLQSSDPKVRPAIDFRYLTDPEDYDLKTILFELRAGRKLAATAPFRDLIKREVAPGPDVQTEEQLIDYARKTHGTVFHPCGTAKMGDTSKDSMAVVDPQLRVRGVKQLRVVDASVFPLIPSVNPMLTVYAVAEKGAEMIIKDYSSFHIRPRI, from the exons ATGACTACCGTGGAAAGCCTCAGACGCAACCAGACCGCCTTCGACTATGTCATCGTAGGAGGCGGCACGGCTGGCTGTGTTGTCGCGAGCCGACTAGCTGCAGTGCTCCCGAATGCCAGCATTTTGCTCATCGAGGGGGGCGAGAGCGACGTCGGCAAAGACAACCTCCACGATCTGAAGCTGCAGGTCAATTCTTGGGGAGGCGACCATGATTACTGCTGGAGCTCAGTTCCTCAGCCCAATG GCAATGGCTTCATTCAGCACTCTCGCGGCAAGATCCTCGGGGGTTGTTCCAACATCAACGGCTGCATCTCGTTCCGACCTCTCGAGTATGACATTCGAAAATGGCAGGAAGCAGGCGCTCATGGATGGACCTTTGACGAGATGGTGAGGCTCGTGGACAAGCTCCGCGTCACGGTCAATAGCATCGAGCCCAAGTACCACAATCCTGTCGACCTAGCCCTGGTGGAGGCGGCTCAAAAAGCCTTCGGCATCCCCAGGACGGGCTCGTTCAACAAAGACGTTGTGCACACGGGCAAGATTACTCCATCAGCTGGCCACTTGGCCATAGCCCACAATCCTGACAATGGCTATCGCAGCAGTGCAAGCATCGCCTACATACACCCAATTCTAAGcggggaggagaagaggccCAACCTGACCATACTCACGAGCGCCTGGGTCCATCGCGTCAACTTTATCGACAATGTCGCTTCTGGGGTCAGCCTGACTCTCAAGTCAGGCCTCCCCATCACTGTCAGGTCAGACGTCGAAACCATCCTCTGCGCGGGAGCCTTCGATTCGCCCCGGTTATTGCTTCTCTCCGGCATTGGGCCACAGGACCAGCTTGAAAGCTTCGACATTCCTGTGGTCGCCCATGTCCCAGGAGTGGGCGAGAACCTGATGGATCATACAGAGACGGTCATGATGTGGGAGATGAAGGCACCCGTTCCGCCAGAGTCGGTCATTTACTCTGACGTGTGCTTCTTCCTACGTCGGGAGGCGCAGAACTCGCGGGGGGATGATGGGGACATCATGGACTCCATGTTCCACGTCTTTGGAATCGGATTCGACGATAACACGGCTCGCCATGGGTATCATGCCCCCGAGAACGCCTACTGCCTGATTCCGAATCTTCCAAGGCCGCGTTCCCGAGGCCGCATCTTCCTACAGTCATCTGACCCCAAGGTTCGCCCGGCTATCGATTTTCGGTACTTGACCGACCCCGAGGACTACGACCTGAAGACGATCCTCTTCGAGCTCCGGGCCGGTCGCAAGCTGGCTGCAACTGCCCCCTTTCGAGACCTCATCAAGCGAGAAGTTGCACCAGGCCCGGACGTCCAGACAGAGGAGCAGCTCATCGACTACGCCCGCAAAACTCATGGCACAGTATTTCACCCCTGTGGAACGGCTAAAATGGGAGACACGAGCAAGGATAGCATGGCCGTCGTTGATCCTCAGCTTCGTGTCCGTGGAGTCAAGCAGCTGCGCGTTGTGGATGCCAGTGTCTTCCCACTCATCCCATCCGTCAACCCTATGCTGACTGTCTACGCCGTTGCTGAGAAGGGCGCCGAGATGATCATCAAGGATTATTCTTCGTTCCATATCAGGCCTAGAATTTAA
- a CDS encoding Zn(2)-C6 fungal-type domain-containing protein produces the protein MKPSYRVRFASENKFQSRVKNHPPAPTSTGTGGSPNEAQVFSPAAARKPKSRSGCKECKHRRVKCDEKYPVCSHCQRRGSVCLSATPSTKWQVEMPWMITRPIAEPWMGIVNPKKKLLQYWLEKTSRIMTVCPENNPLSYPLLEHLLSTPSLLHAVQSVSAGQEHFFQSKELTTCLQERGLAIQALRHEMQDAANLKPASLLTVFLQGVSWSWTEDHPDNYGKEHLQAARSLLEKMLEDPEKRRDPLVQFMLGWYLYWDMSCAFIAAPQDLAPLNTAQVFDAIQATRSSFHPMIGFSSELLYLIACLGRHCRQVLETDARDPVLEATFEGQLLAWEPEHDDQDLVDMSIGYRNHGLIMLYNICGVPFQVDDITSSEDSSDMVEDSQARIRPLVMDSLERLFKTPVDAPCFSFHSAPLLTAAAELTKEDVELRTAAVERFKAIYSTNRVAVNMWAIELLQELWDLHDCGITITWLELLITKKWTLTFA, from the coding sequence ATGAAGCCCTCTTATCGCGTGCGGTTCGCTTCCGAGAACAAGTTCCAGTCCCGAGTCAAGAACCATCCTCCAGCACCGACAAGCACCGGCACGGGCGGCAGCCCGAATGAGGCTCAGGTGTTTAGCCCTGCAGCAGCTCGCAAACCGAAAAGCAGATCTGGATGCAAAGAATGCAAACATCGCCGGGTCAAATGCGACGAGAAATACCCGGTTTGCAGTCACTGTCAAAGGCGCGGTTCGGTGTGCCTCTCTGCTACGCCGTCCACCAAATGGCAGGTTGAGATGCCGTGGATGATCACCAGGCCTATCGCCGAGCCGTGGATGGGCATTGTCAACCCCAAAAAGAAGCTTCTGCAGTACTGGCTCGAAAAGACCAGCCGGATAATGACTGTGTGCCCCGAGAACAACCCCCTGTCCTACCCCTTGCTCGAGCATCTCTTGTCCACTCCGTCGCTGCTGCATGCTGTGCAGAGCGTGAGCGCAGGACAGGAGCACTTCTTCCAATCGAAAGAGCTTACCACCTGCCTACAAGAGCGCGGCTTGGCTATCCAGGCCCTGCGACATGAGATGCAGGACGCTGCCAACCTCAAGCCTGCCTCCCTACTCACCGTTTTCCTGCAGGGTGTTTCATGGTCGTGGACAGAGGACCACCCGGACAATTATGGAAAAGAGCACCTCCAAGCCGCCCGTAGCTTGCTGGAGAAAATGCTCGAGGACCCAGAGAAGCGACGAGACCCATTGGTCCAGTTCATGCTCGGCTGGTACCTGTACTGGGATATGTCATGCGCCTTCATCGCCGCGCCCCAGGATCTCGCTCCCCTCAACACGGCGCAGGTGTTTGATGCCATCCAGGCCACCCGCAGCTCATTCCACCCTATGattggcttctcctcggaACTTCTGTATCTAATCGCATGCCTCGGTCGGCATTGCCGCCAGGTGCTGGAAACCGATGCTAGGGACCCGGTCCTAGAGGCAACTTTCGAGGGCCAACTTTTGGCATGGGAACCAGAACATGATGATCAGGACCTTGTCGACATGAGTATTGGGTACCGTAACCACGGGCTCATCATGCTGTACAACATCTGCGGCGTGCCTTTCCAGGTTGACGACATCACCTCGAGCGAAGACTCCTCGGACATGGTTGAAGACTCCCAGGCCCGGATAAGACCGCTGGTTATGGACTCTTTGGAGCGTTTATTCAAGACGCCAGTCGACGCACCTTGCTTCAGCTTCCACTCAGCACCCCTCCTCACTGCTGCCGCTGAGCTCACAAAAGAGGACGTCGAATTGCGCACCGCGGCCGTTGAGCGATTCAAGGCCATATACTCAACCAACAGAGTAGCTGTCAACATGTGGGCTATCGAACTTCTGCAAGAGCTCTGGGATCTCCATGACTgtggcatcaccatcacttGGCTGGAGTTGCTGATAACCAAGAAATGGACCTTGACTTTTGCTTAG
- a CDS encoding Aldehyde dehydrogenase, producing MAANIFADLTTPNGIRYRQPLGLFINNEFIESTSGETFSTIDPATETEIARVHAAGVNDVEYAVHAARQAFEGAWSDVAGQDRSRLLYKLADLIDENAQVLAAIESWDNGKPYSTALLEDIPEVVDVFRYYAGWADKSYGQVIQTRGTQLNYTIPEPLGVCGQIIPWNYPIVMASWKVAPALAAGNTIVLKVSEQTPLSALFLASLVAPAGFPPGVINIINGFGAVAGSALASHSDVDKIAFTGSTQTGKEIMKLASSNLKSVTLETGGKSPLIIFNDADLHAAVAAAYPGIMANAGQNCTANSRLLVQEEVYDRFLKLFKAKAVSDAKIGDPFAEDTSQGPQVTQAQFDRILSYVQSGKDEGAKLVHGGKAYKNLNGKGFYLEPTIFTHVTPHMRIYREEIFGPFVVILPFKSEAEAVKMANDTEFGLAAAVFTRDIARAHRITRKIKAGNPRIPFGGFKQSGIGQEQGEAGIKAYTNYKTVVVDLAPDTHSQASLEPRL from the exons ATGGCTGCCAATATCTTTGCGGATCTGACAACACCCAACGGGATCCGATACCGACAGCCATTAggtctcttcatcaacaacgagTTTATTGAATCCACGTCGGGTGAAACGTTTTCTACAATTGACCCCGC CACCGAAACAGAGATTGCCCGCGTGCATGCGGCCGGTGTCAACGATGTTGAATATGCAGTACACGCCGCCCGCCAGGCCTTCGAGGGGGCCTGGTCTGATGTTGCAGGGCAGGATAGAAGCCGACTGTTGTACAAGTTGGCCGATCTCATAGACGAGAATGCGCAGGTGCTTGCTGCGATCGAGTCTTGGGACAATG GCAAGCCATACTCCACGGCCCTCCTAGAAGACATCCCCGAGGTAGTTGACGTGTTTCGATACTATGCCGGCTGGGCAGACAAAAGCTACGGCCAAG TGATTCAGACGAGAGGGACCCAACTCAACTACACTATACCGGAACCACTCGGTGTCTGCGGACAAATTATTCCATGGAACTACCCCATCGTCATGGCCTCCTGGAAGGTAGCCCCAgctcttgctgctggaaACACGATTGTTCTCAAGGTCTCAGAGCAAACTCCTCTATcagccctcttcctcgccagcCTAGTCGCACCGGCTGGCTTCCCACCCGgtgtcatcaacatcatcaacggcTTTGGAGCTGTTGCTGGCTCTGCTCTTGCGTCTCATTCCGACGTGGATAAGATTGCCTTTACCGGCTCTACCCAGACAGGAAAGGAGATCATGAAGTTGGCATCGTCGAACCTGAAAAGCGTCACTTTGGAGACGGGAGGGAAATCCCCTCTGATTATCTTCAACGATGCCGACTTGCATGCTGCAGTTGCTGCCGCGTATCCGGGGATAATGGCTAACGCCGGGCAGAACTGTACTGCCAACAGTCGCTTGCTGGTCCAAGAAGAGGTGTATGACCGCTTTCTTAAACTgttcaaagccaaggcaGTTTCAGACGCCAAGATTGGGGACCCTTTTGCTGAGGACACCTCCCAAGGTCCTCAGGTTACACAGGCACAGTTCGACCGCATCCTCTCCTACGTTCAGTCCGGAAAAGACGAGGGTGCCAAGCTTGTGCATGGAGGTAAAGCATACAAGAACCTGAACGGCAAAGGCTTTTACTTGGAACCAACCATTTTTACCCATGTGACGCCTCACATGCGGATCTACAGGGAGGAGATCTTCGGACCATTTGTCGTCATCTTGCCGTTCAAGTCGGAGGCTGAAGcggtcaagatggccaatGACACCGAGTTTGGACTGGCTGCGGCAGTTTTCACACGCGATATTGCCCGGGCGCATCGCATCACACGaaagatcaaggctggca ATCCCCGAATTCCCTTTGGCGGTTTCAAGCAGTCGGGAATTGGCCAGGAACAGGGAGAGGCTGGTATCAAGGCGTATACCAATTATAAGACAGTGGTCGTTGATTTGGCTCCCGACACGCACAGTCAGGCTTCATTGGAACCCAGGCTGTGA